From a single Miscanthus floridulus cultivar M001 chromosome 8, ASM1932011v1, whole genome shotgun sequence genomic region:
- the LOC136476646 gene encoding MA3 DOMAIN-CONTAINING TRANSLATION REGULATORY FACTOR 1-like, translating to MTSPRKDGGFLTQDQREKLRIAVQNAETQSLASPRSPTGGTTSALLQQYEQQMLEQKRATAAAAAAAAGGGRGGGGGGGGGGGPRHVRRSHSGKTIKVKKDGAGGKGTWGKLIDTDAEACLDRNDPNYDSGEEPYELVEAPVSTPLEDYKKAVAPLIEEYFSNGDVKLAASDLKELGYDDFHRYFVKKLVSTAMDRHDKEKEMASVLLSYLYGNVVSSTQIRLGFVLLLEAVDDLAVDIPDVVDVLALFIARAVVDDILPPAFLSKAKVSLSGSSKGMQVVQIAEKSYLSAPHHAELIERRWGGSTRITVEEVKKRIADLLKEYIRNGDTAEACRCIRELAVPFFHHEVVKRALTLGMESPAAEALIVKLLKEASEECLISSSQMMKGFYRVAESLDDLILDIPSAKSEFQLLVSKAISEGWLDSSYVKSGVNRSVEDDEHEKLARYKREAVSIIHEYFLSDDTTEVIHSVKELGYPEYNPIFIKKLITIAMDRKNREKEMASVLLSSLSMELFSSEDIAKGFIMLLESAEDTALDILDASDALGLFLARAVIDDVLAPLNLGEISSKLPPNCSGAETLNMARSLASARHAGERLLRCWGGGTGWAVEDAKDKITKLLEEYESGGDLGEACNCIRELGMSFFNHEVVKKALVMAMEKKNERTLSLLQECFGEGIITINQMTKGFSRVRDGLDDLALDIPDAREKFLSYVEHAKKSGWLLPGFSVASSA from the exons ATGACGTCGCCGAGGAAGGACGGGGGGTTCCTGACCCAGGACCAGCGGGAGAAGCTGCGGATCGCGGTGCAGAACGCGGAGACGCAGTCACTCGCCTCCCCGCGCTCGCCcacgggagggaccacctccgcGCTGCTGCAGCAGTACGAGCAGCAGATGCTGGAGCAGAAGCGCGCCACCGCCGCAGCGGCCGCCGCGGCTGCTGGTGGcgggaggggcggcggcggcggagggggagggggaggtggGCCCAGGCACGTGCGCCGGTCGCATTCCGGGAAGACCATCAAGGTGAAGAAAG ATGGAGCTGGTGGCAAAGGGACTTGGGGCAAACTAATTGATACTGACGCAGAGGCATGCCTTGACCGAAATGATCCAAATTATGACAGTGGTGAG GAACCATATGAGTTAGTTGAAGCCCCTGTTTCAACCCCACTAGAAGACTACAAGAAAGCTGTTGCCCCGTTAATTGAGGAATATTTCAGCAATGGTGATGTGAAATTAGCTGCTTCTGATCTTAAAGAATTGGGTTATGATGATTTCCACCGTTACTTTGTCAAGAAGCTTGTTTCCACAGCAATGGACAGGCATGACAAGGAGAAAGAGATGGCATCAGTGCTTCTATCATATCTTTATGGCAACGTGGTCAGTTCAACTCAAATCAGACTGGGCTTTGTGCTGCTATTAGAGGCTGTTGATGACCTGGCTGTTGACATACCTGATGTGGTTGATGTGCTCGCACTTTTCATTGCACGTGCAGTTGTTGATGACATTCTGCCACCTGCTTTCCTTAGCAAGGCAAAAGTGAGTCTCTCAGGATCTTCAAAGGGTATGCAGGTTGTACAAATTGCAGAGAAAAGCTATCTTTCAGCACCCCACCACGCAGAGTTAATTGAGCGACGATGGGGTGGTTCAACTCGCATCACGGTAGAAGAGGTGAAGAAGAGGATTGCTgatcttctaaaggaatacattAGAAATGGTGATACAGCTGAGGCTTGTAGGTGCATTAGAGAGCTGGCAGTGCCCTTTTTTCATCATGAGGTGGTGAAGCGAGCTCTTACTCTTGGAATGGAGAGTCCAGCTGCTGAAGCTCTTATTGTCAAACTTCTGAAGGAAGCATCTGAAGAATGTTTAATAAGCTCTAGTCAGATGATGAAAGGATTCTATCGGGTTGCTGAGAGTCTTGATGATCTCATTCTTGATATACCATCTGCAAAGTCTGAATTTCAGCTGTTGGTATCAAAAGCCATTTCTGAGGGATGGCTAGATTCTTCGTATGTGAAGTCAGGTGTCAACAGAAGCGTTGAAGATGATGAACATGAGAAGCTGGCAAGGTACAAGAGGGAGGCTGTTTCTATAATACACGAATACTTTCTCTCTGATGATACAACAGAGGTTATCCATAGTGTCAAAGAGCTTGGTTATCCAGAATATAACCCAATCTTCATCAAGAAGCTCATAACAATTGCTATGGACCGCAAGAACAGGGAGAAAGAGATGGCATCAGTTCTTCTATCCTCATTAAGCATGGAGCTGTTCTCGTCTGAAGACATCGCCAAGGGATTCATAATGCTCCTTGAATCTGCAGAAGACACTGCACTGGATATATTGGATGCCTCAGATGCGCTGGGACTGTTCCTAGCCAGGGCTGTGATTGATGATGTTCTTGCACCTCTAAACTTGGGTGAGATTAGCAGCAAGCTTCCACCAAACTGCAGCGGGGCTGAAACATTGAACATGGCACGCTCCCTTGCATCAGCTCGTCATGCTGGTGAGAGGCTTCTGAGGTGCTGGGGTGGTGGAACCGGATGGGCTGTGGAGGATGCCAAGGACAAGATAACAAAGCTCCTGGAGGAGTACGAAAGTGGAGGTGATTTAGGGGAAGCATGCAACTGCATCCGTGAGCTGGGTATGTCTTTCTTCAACCATGAAGTTGTCAAGAAGGCGCTCGTGATGGCAATGGAGAAGAAGAATGAGAGGACCCTAAGCCTGCTGCAGGAGTGCTTTGGTGAAGGGATCATAACCATCAACCAGATGACCAAGGGGTTCTCAAGGGTCAGGGATGGGCTCGATGACCTGGCTCTCGACATTCCTGATGCCAGGGAGAAGTTCCTTTCCTATGTGGAGCACGCGAAGAAGAGTGGATGGCTCCTGCCTGGGTTCAGTGTTGCATCTTCGGCTTGA
- the LOC136472477 gene encoding DEAD-box ATP-dependent RNA helicase 42-like has translation MGSGDDNDRDLDRDRDRSSSRHHRDRHHELSSSRYRRDDRDFDRDRGREEREWARRREGRRDRERPRRRDADGEDEDGDRDRKRRRVSSQHRRRDGEPEAAPTTRDQERGMGAEQQWLDDEMERRRIRVKDWQEKRREQQGAAGPKAEAGCGAGAGKKWNLEGEESDEEEDGTDLGGSSVMDVDCDNGGNATSGPTDVEVEEEEIDPLDAFMNTMVLPEVAKLESNPASVDGVREVAVSTGGKKGLKMAMGRIMQGDDSDSDYGDDGDGVAGLEDEDDEEFMKRVKKTKVEKLAVVDHSKIDYQPFRKNFYIEAKDIREMTSEEVSVYRKELELKVHGKDVPKPIKTWLQSGQTSKLLDTIKKLGFEKPMPIQAQALPVIMSGRDCIGVAKTGSGKTLAFLLPMLRHVKDQPPVAPGDGPVGLIVAPTRELVVQIHSDIKKFSKMLGISCVAVYGGSGVAQQISELKRGAEIVVCTPGRMIDILCTSNGKITNLRRVTFLVMDEADRMFDMGFEPQITRIIQNTRRDRQTVLFSATFPRQVEMLARKVLIKPVEIQVGGRSVVNKDITQVVEVRPESERFLRLLELLGKWCDKGKILVFVHTQDKCDSLLKNLFQHGYQCLSLHGGKDQADRESTVADFKSNICSLLIATSVAARGLDVKELELVVNYDVPNHYEDYVHRVGRTGRAGRKGSAVTFISEEEERYAPDLVKALELSEQTVPEDLKALADRFMAKVKQGTERTHGTGYGGSGFKFNEEEDEARKSTKKAQAREYGYEEEKSDSDFDEEEVHKAGDDLDVQAVGDPSANDEARLHALEALARIQHHAVPDHYEAELEINDFPQYARWRINHKDTLGPIQEGGVAITIRGTYIAQGKVAGANERKLYLFIEGHSESCVKKAKAELKRVLEDCVNQVPNLPKSAPTKKYSVI, from the coding sequence ATGGGCTCCGGCGATGATAACGACCGCGACCTGGACCGGGACCGCGATCGCTCCTCCTCCCGCCACCACCGCGACAGGCACCACGAGCTCTCCTCCTCCCGCTACCGTCGCGACGACAGGGACTTCGATCGGGACCGGGGCCGCGAGGAGAGGGAGTGGGCGCGGCGGCGCGAGGGGAGGAGAGATAGGGAGAGGCCGAGGCGGCGGGATGCGGACGGGGAGGACGAGGACGGCGACCGCGACCGCAAGCGCCGCCGCGTGTCCTCGCAGCACCGCCGCCGGGACGGGGAGCCGGAGGCGGCGCCCACTACCAGGGACCAGGAGAGGGGCATGGGGGCCGAGCAGCAGTGGCTCGACGACGAGATGGAGCGCCGCCGCATCCGCGTCAAGGACTGGCAGGAGAAGCGCCGGGAGCAGCAGGGTGCCGCCGGGCCCAAGGCCGAGGCGGGCTGCGGTGCTGGGGCGGGGAAGAAGTGGAACTTGGAGGGCGAGGAGTCTGACGAGGAAGAGGATGGCACGGATTTGGGCGGAAGCAGTGTCATGGATGTTGATTGCGACAATGGGGGTAATGCTACCAGTGGCCCTACTGATGTGGAAGTGGAGGAGGAAGAGATTGACCCGCTTGACGCGTTCATGAACACCATGGTGCTGCCGGAGGTCGCTAAGCTGGAGAGCAATCCAGCATCAGTGGACGGTGTAAGGGAGGTTGCTGTCAGTACTGGGGGTAAGAAAGGGTTGAAGATGGCGATGGGGAGAATCATGCAAGGGGATGACTCAGACTCGGATTATggcgatgatggtgatggtgttgCTGGATtggaggatgaggacgatgagGAGTTCATGAAGCGCGTCAAGAAGACAAAGGTGGAGAAGCTGGCTGTTGTGGACCATTCCAAGATTGACTACCAGCCGTTCCGGAAGAATTTCTACATCGAGGCGAAGGACATCAGGGAGATGACATCCGAGGAAGTGTCCGTTTACCGGAAGGAATTGGAGCTCAAGGTGCACGGGAAAGATGTGCCCAAGCCAATTAAGACATGGTTACAGAGTGGGCAGACTAGCAAGCTCCTTGACACCATCAAGAAGCTTGGTTTCGAGAAACCCATGCCTATACAAGCGCAAGCGCTGCCGGTCATCATGAGTGGCCGTGATTGCATTGGTGTTGCAAAAACTGGATCTGGCAAAACACTTGCGTTTCTCCTTCCGATGCTCAGGCATGTCAAAGACCAGCCACCTGTTGCTCCTGGAGATGGTCCTGTTGGGCTCATTGTGGCTCCTACAAGGGAGCTTGTGGTGCAGATACACTCGGACATTAAGAAGTTCTCTAAGATGCTTGGCATTAGTTGTGTTGCTGTCTATGGAGGTTCAGGGGTTGCCCAGCAGATCAGTGAACTGAAACGAGGTGCTGAAATTGTCGTTTGCACACCAGGAAGGATGATCGATATCCTCTGTACTAGCAATGGGAAAATCACTAACCTTCGGAGAGTGACATTCTTGGTGATGGATGAAGCTGATAGAATGTTCGACATGGGTTTTGAGCCTCAGATTACTAGGATAATTCAAAACACTCGGCGAGATAGGCAGACAGTGCTTTTCTCAGCCACTTTTCCAAGGCAGGTAGAGATGCTGGCGCGCAAGGTGCTGATCAAACCCGTTGAGATTCAGGTGGGTGGGAGGAGTGTGGTGAACAAAGACATCACACAAGTAGTCGAGGTGCGACCAGAAAGTGAGAGATTCTTGAGGCTGTTAGAGTTGCTTGGGAAGTGGTGTGATAAGGGGAAGATTCTTGTTTTTGTCCACACTCAAGATAAATGCGATTCTCTGCTTAAAAACTTGTTCCAGCATGGATACCAGTGCCTGTCTCTACATGGTGGTAAAGACCAAGCTGATCGTGAATCAACTGTTGCTGATTTCAAGAGCAATATCTGCAGCTTGCTGATTGCTACTAGCGTTGCTGCTAGGGGTTTAGATGTGAAAGAACTTGAATTGGTTGTCAATTATGATGTCCCTAACCACTATGAGGACTATGTTCATCGTGTTGGGCGAACAGGCCGTGCTGGTAGGAAGGGCTCTGCTGTGACTTTTATTTCCGAGGAAGAGGAGCGGTATGCGCCAGACCTTGTGAAGGCATTGGAGCTCTCTGAACAGACTGTTCCAGAGGACCTGAAAGCCTTAGCTGATCGGTTTATGGCAAAGGTGAAGCAGGGAACAGAGCGGACCCATGGTACTGGTTATGGTGGAAGCGGTTTCAAGTTCAATGAGGAAGAGGATGAAGCGCGGAAGTCCACAAAGAAGGCTCAGGCAAGGGAATATGGATATGAGGAGGAGAAGTCAGATTCAGATTTTGACGAGGAAGAGGTACATAAGGCAGGAGATGACCTGGACGTGCAGGCGGTGGGTGATCCGAGCGCAAATGATGAAGCTAGGCTTCATGCTCTTGAGGCTTTGGCACGGATACAGCACCATGCGGTTCCTGACCACTACGAGGCTGAGCTTGAGATTAATGATTTCCCACAGTATGCTCGCTGGAGGATCAATCACAAAGACACACTGGGTCCTATTCAGGAAGGTGGTGTTGCTATCACTATAAGGGGAACATATATTGCTCAAGGAAAAGTTGCTGGTGCCAATGAGCGCAAACTGTACCTGTTTATCGAGGGCCACTCAGAGTCTTGTGTGAAGAAGGCAAAAGCAGAGTTGAAACGTGTCCTTGAGGATTGTGTCAACCAGGTTCCCAATCTACCCAAATCTGCTCCAACTAAAAAATACTCAGTTATTTGA